The following is a genomic window from Alkaliphilus sp. B6464.
TAGTTGTGGCGATTATATTATACCAAAGAGATAGATTCTTCGGAGTTTGTCTTTTTTACTTTTTGCAGAAAAAAAGGGCGTCTCAGCCCTAGGTTAATTATCTATTTTGAGACAGCCCTTTTTAATATTATTGCAGTTCGCTTTTCATTTGGTTATATTTTGTTTTTGCGCTTTGAACATCTTGACTTTGAGCTGGCTTAGTTTGATACCATCCTCTTTGCTTCATTGCATTAAATATTTGATATTGAATTTCTTGTGTATCTGTTAAGCATTTAGTTAAATGCTGTCTTAAATTAGTGCAAGATGCTTCGGTTATTCCTACGTTATATGCAGAAGTTACTTGTTTTTCGGAAGTTAACAAGTCATTCATCAATTCCTTTTCTGTAAATGTTGGATGATTCATTTGCATAAAAAAACCTCCCTAATATATTATATAATTCATATTGCCATACTAATTATTGGTGAGAATTCAAATAGTTTAATAGCTCATTATAGTGCTGCTTATGCTTTTGAGACGCTTGTTGACAAAGGTTTTTCAGTTCAGTATCAGTACAATAGCTAGCATAGTTGCTAAATTTTTTTGTCATTAGAGATTCATGATTTAACTGATCCTCCAGTACTTTTAAATTATTAGAATCAAGTTTTTTGCTTCCTTGCCCTACTGGAGTATTCATTTGATCTTGCATAGTATTTGTCATTTTATCAATTACCTCCTTATCAAGTAAGTTTATTGTATTCCAATATTATTATTTGAAAAAATTAAAAACATATAGCTGGAAAACAATACAGTTGTGGTAAATTATT
Proteins encoded in this region:
- a CDS encoding spore coat protein; amino-acid sequence: MQMNHPTFTEKELMNDLLTSEKQVTSAYNVGITEASCTNLRQHLTKCLTDTQEIQYQIFNAMKQRGWYQTKPAQSQDVQSAKTKYNQMKSELQ